The Longimicrobium sp. genome includes a window with the following:
- a CDS encoding glycerate kinase, giving the protein MTTALREHARVILDAAVAAADPRLAVVRALQRDGSLLRIGGEREIDLAEIDCVLVIGAGKAVIGMARGALEVLGDLVAEGTITTKDGYAAELPKMEVWEAAHPVPDTRGLAGAADALRLARSAGRRDLVLCLLSGGASALWPAPVPGVVLSELREVTERLLRSGARIGEVNAVRKHLSRIGGGWLAHAAAPARVVTLAISDVVGGSLSAIGSGPTVPDTTTYEDALDVLLRYEMQVPPSVRAHLQAGDAGEVPETPKEFDAAFLHASAHVIAGNADALHAAVAEAERLGYRARIVADDLEGEACSVGEQLGLLARNTRAERPDRPVALLLGGETTVTVQGRGRGGRNQELALSAAIDLEGDAGVLVASMGTDGTDGPTDAAGGFADGGTVARGRARGMDARESLRRNDSHTFLQAAGDLIVTGPTGTNVNDVVLVLVDPAP; this is encoded by the coding sequence ATGACCACGGCGCTTCGCGAGCATGCCCGGGTGATCCTGGATGCCGCCGTCGCCGCGGCCGACCCGCGCCTGGCAGTGGTCCGTGCGCTCCAGCGCGATGGCAGCCTCCTGCGGATCGGCGGGGAGCGCGAGATCGACCTGGCCGAGATCGACTGCGTGCTGGTGATCGGGGCCGGCAAGGCGGTGATCGGCATGGCGCGCGGCGCGCTGGAGGTGCTGGGCGATCTCGTCGCCGAGGGGACGATCACGACGAAGGACGGATACGCCGCCGAGCTGCCGAAGATGGAGGTTTGGGAGGCGGCGCATCCCGTTCCGGACACGCGTGGGCTGGCCGGAGCGGCGGATGCCCTGCGGCTGGCGCGGTCGGCGGGGCGGCGAGACCTGGTGCTGTGCCTGCTCTCCGGAGGCGCGTCGGCGCTGTGGCCTGCCCCCGTCCCGGGTGTGGTGCTTTCGGAGCTGCGGGAGGTGACGGAGCGGCTGCTGCGCAGCGGCGCGCGCATCGGCGAGGTGAACGCGGTTCGCAAGCACCTGTCGCGCATCGGCGGGGGATGGCTGGCGCACGCCGCGGCGCCGGCGCGCGTCGTCACGTTGGCCATCTCCGACGTGGTGGGCGGCAGCCTGAGCGCCATCGGCTCCGGCCCCACCGTGCCCGACACAACGACGTACGAAGACGCGCTGGACGTGCTCCTGCGCTACGAGATGCAGGTTCCGCCCTCCGTGCGCGCCCACCTGCAGGCCGGCGACGCGGGCGAGGTGCCGGAAACACCCAAGGAGTTCGACGCGGCGTTCCTCCACGCCTCCGCGCACGTGATCGCCGGCAATGCCGACGCCCTGCACGCCGCCGTGGCCGAAGCGGAGCGGCTGGGCTATCGCGCGCGGATCGTGGCCGACGACCTGGAGGGCGAAGCGTGCTCCGTCGGCGAGCAGCTCGGGCTTCTCGCGCGGAACACGCGCGCGGAGCGGCCGGACCGGCCCGTCGCGCTCCTGCTGGGCGGCGAAACGACGGTCACCGTCCAGGGCCGCGGACGTGGAGGGCGCAACCAGGAGCTCGCGCTTTCGGCCGCCATCGACCTGGAAGGCGACGCGGGCGTGCTGGTCGCATCGATGGGCACGGACGGCACCGACGGGCCCACGGACGCCGCGGGCGGGTTCGCGGACGGCGGCACCGTGGCGCGCGGACGCGCCCGCGGGATGGACGCGCGCGAGTCGCTGCGGCGCAACGATTCCCACACCTTTCTGCAGGCCGCGGGCGACCTGATCGTCACCGGTCCCACGGGCACCAACGTCAACGACGTCGTCCTCGTTCTCGTCGATCCCGCCCCGTAA
- a CDS encoding D-glycerate dehydrogenase: MARIVTTFPLPDGASELLRPLGPVAGPDGWRDALADAEALLCLLTVRVDEALLDLAPRLKVVANAVVGYEHVDVAACRERGIVVTNTPDVLTDATADLAFALILSAVRGLPQAERSLRAGEFHGWGFWDYLGGDLSGKTLGIFGMGRIGQAVARRASPFGMRIIYHSRTHLTEDAALGAEWVDFDALIARSDVLSLHAPLTPDTRHAISAGVLRRMRPGSFLVNTARGALVDEAALVDALRDGPLAGAGLDVYEHEPRIHPGLLELPNVVLLPHVGSATRETRTRMAMLAARNAHAVLSGHLPLTPVQ, from the coding sequence ATGGCGCGAATCGTCACCACCTTTCCGCTCCCCGACGGCGCGTCGGAGCTGCTGCGCCCCCTCGGCCCGGTCGCGGGACCGGACGGCTGGCGCGACGCCCTGGCCGACGCCGAGGCGCTGCTGTGCCTGCTGACCGTCCGCGTGGACGAGGCCCTGCTGGACCTCGCGCCGCGGCTGAAGGTGGTGGCCAACGCCGTGGTGGGATACGAGCACGTGGACGTGGCGGCGTGCCGGGAGCGCGGCATCGTGGTCACCAACACCCCCGACGTGCTGACCGACGCCACGGCCGACCTGGCGTTCGCGCTCATCCTTTCCGCGGTTCGGGGACTCCCGCAGGCGGAGCGCAGCCTGCGCGCGGGCGAGTTCCACGGCTGGGGCTTCTGGGACTACCTGGGCGGCGACCTGTCGGGCAAGACGCTGGGGATCTTCGGGATGGGACGCATCGGGCAGGCGGTGGCGCGGAGGGCGTCGCCGTTCGGCATGCGGATCATCTATCACTCCCGCACCCACCTGACGGAGGACGCGGCGCTGGGGGCGGAATGGGTGGACTTCGACGCGCTGATCGCCCGCAGCGACGTGCTGAGCCTCCATGCGCCGCTGACGCCCGACACTCGGCACGCCATAAGCGCCGGGGTGCTGCGGCGGATGCGCCCGGGCTCGTTCCTCGTCAACACTGCCCGCGGCGCGCTGGTGGACGAGGCGGCGCTCGTGGATGCGCTTCGCGACGGGCCGCTGGCCGGCGCCGGGCTGGACGTGTATGAGCACGAGCCGCGCATTCACCCGGGGCTCCTGGAGCTGCCGAACGTGGTCCTGCTTCCTCACGTAGGCTCCGCGACGCGCGAAACGCGGACGCGAATGGCGATGCTGGCCGCGCGCAACGCCCACGCGGTGCTCTCCGGGCACCTCCCGCTGACCCCCGTCCAATGA
- a CDS encoding GNAT family N-acetyltransferase, with protein sequence MDNAPAAPLEIETDRLVLRTLGPGDEDRLQRVFERCADHFSALTGRPAPEANAGAAELRASTGSPGRQVALLTRLDTGEEVGAVGWWAGNPEPDRALLGLLMVDPAHRGQGLAGEALDALEVWLAGRGIKAMRTAFQRRRLSVHPIVRALGFREMSIRDHALLGLSGAGISLWEKPIA encoded by the coding sequence GTGGACAACGCGCCCGCCGCGCCGCTGGAAATTGAGACCGACCGCCTGGTCCTGCGCACCTTGGGGCCGGGGGACGAAGACCGCCTGCAGCGCGTCTTCGAGCGCTGCGCCGACCACTTCTCCGCGCTCACCGGCCGACCCGCGCCTGAGGCGAACGCCGGTGCCGCCGAACTGCGCGCCTCCACCGGCAGCCCCGGGCGCCAGGTGGCGCTGCTGACGCGGCTCGACACGGGCGAGGAGGTCGGCGCCGTGGGATGGTGGGCGGGCAACCCCGAGCCGGATCGCGCCCTGCTGGGGCTGCTGATGGTGGACCCCGCGCACCGCGGGCAGGGGCTGGCGGGCGAGGCGCTCGACGCGCTCGAGGTGTGGCTGGCGGGGCGCGGCATCAAGGCCATGCGCACCGCCTTCCAACGGCGCCGGCTTTCCGTGCACCCCATCGTCCGCGCGCTGGGATTTCGGGAGATGAGCATTCGCGATCACGCGCTCCTGGGCCTGAGCGGCGCCGGGATCAGCCTCTGGGAAAAGCCGATCGCCTGA
- a CDS encoding PDDEXK nuclease domain-containing protein has product MASERKGVAPREPGAGVAELAGYGELLDDLKARIHAARVRAALAVNREMILLYWQIGGRILVRQNEQRWGAKVIQRLSQDLSREFPGSSGFSSRNLAYMRAFAEAYPDEEFVQQAVAQIPWGHITLLLGKAKSPAEREWYVRQTVENGWSRAVLAHQIESGLYTRQGHAITNFDLTLSATRSELARELIKDPYHFGFLELGTEARERDLERALLVHVRDFLLELGRGFALVGSQYHLEVGGQDYHVDLLFYHLHLRCFVVVDLKIGAFQPEHAGKMNFYLSVIDDQLRHEGDQPSIGLILCKERNRVVAEYALRGSVRPIGVSEYRLTELLPERLRGSLPSVQELEKEIGSADELAA; this is encoded by the coding sequence GTGGCTTCCGAACGCAAGGGCGTGGCTCCGCGGGAACCCGGCGCGGGCGTGGCCGAACTCGCCGGCTACGGCGAGCTCCTCGACGATTTGAAGGCGCGCATCCATGCGGCGCGGGTGCGCGCCGCGCTGGCCGTCAACCGGGAGATGATCCTGCTCTACTGGCAGATTGGCGGCCGGATCCTGGTGCGGCAGAACGAGCAGCGCTGGGGCGCCAAGGTCATCCAGCGCCTGTCGCAGGACCTTTCGCGCGAGTTTCCCGGCAGCTCCGGCTTCTCGTCGAGAAATCTCGCGTACATGCGCGCCTTCGCCGAAGCGTACCCGGATGAGGAATTTGTGCAACAGGCTGTTGCACAAATTCCGTGGGGCCACATCACCCTCCTTCTCGGCAAGGCCAAAAGCCCGGCGGAGCGCGAGTGGTACGTCCGCCAGACGGTGGAGAACGGCTGGAGCCGGGCCGTGCTCGCCCACCAGATCGAGAGCGGGCTCTACACGCGCCAGGGGCATGCGATCACGAACTTCGATCTCACTCTTTCGGCGACGCGCTCCGAGCTTGCCCGCGAGCTGATCAAGGACCCGTACCACTTCGGCTTCCTGGAGCTGGGCACCGAGGCCAGGGAGCGCGACCTGGAGCGCGCGCTGCTGGTGCACGTCCGCGACTTTCTCCTGGAGCTCGGGCGGGGGTTCGCGCTGGTCGGCAGCCAGTATCACCTGGAGGTGGGCGGGCAGGACTACCACGTGGACCTGCTGTTCTACCACCTTCACCTGCGCTGCTTCGTCGTCGTGGACCTCAAGATCGGGGCGTTCCAGCCCGAGCACGCGGGGAAGATGAACTTCTACCTCTCCGTGATCGACGACCAGCTCAGGCACGAGGGTGACCAGCCCAGCATCGGGCTGATCCTGTGCAAGGAAAGGAACCGCGTGGTGGCCGAGTACGCGCTGCGCGGCTCCGTGCGGCCGATCGGAGTGTCGGAGTATCGGCTGACGGAACTGCTCCCCGAGCGGCTCCGCGGCAGCCTTCCCTCCGTCCAGGAGCTGGAAAAGGAGATCGGCAGCGCGGACGAGCTGGCGGCCTGA
- a CDS encoding DUF2911 domain-containing protein yields MKLRTVLPAALAALLALPAAAQRESGSFVVTLGNDTVAFEQFVRTPRHLSSHLVSRSPRTVLRRIDADLRADGSVQRLVMHSQVLNDPTLLPQVITVRLGGDSADVRIARGDTVRTLRVATPNGAWPWIGDSYAFAELALRAARPMRGDSVVLPLIPPGAPATTTGTLRRLGRDSVTLRTGAGESRIATDAAGRVLGVASPNSTRKVTVERIAATSAYDVAARFAAAERTGRAMGALSPRDSVVASVGGANVSVAYGRPARRGRQIAGGVVPWDQVWRTGANNATAFRTDRDLMFGGTRVPAGSYTLFSLPSRDNWLLIVNKQTGQWGTEYHPEQDLARIPAQVRTVTGEPAELFTIRVEPDGQGGALVLSWGDMEVRAPFTVAP; encoded by the coding sequence ATGAAACTCCGCACAGTCCTTCCCGCCGCGCTCGCCGCGCTGCTGGCCCTTCCCGCCGCCGCGCAGCGAGAGAGCGGCAGCTTCGTCGTCACGCTGGGGAACGATACCGTGGCGTTCGAGCAGTTCGTCCGCACGCCGCGCCACCTGAGCAGCCACCTGGTGTCGCGGTCGCCGCGCACCGTGCTGCGCCGCATCGACGCCGACCTGCGTGCCGACGGCTCCGTGCAGCGGCTGGTGATGCACTCGCAGGTGCTGAACGATCCCACCCTGCTGCCGCAGGTGATCACCGTTCGCCTGGGTGGCGACAGCGCCGACGTGCGCATTGCCCGGGGTGACACCGTGCGCACCCTGCGTGTTGCCACGCCCAACGGAGCCTGGCCGTGGATTGGCGACTCGTACGCGTTCGCGGAACTCGCGCTGCGCGCCGCCCGCCCCATGCGCGGCGACTCGGTGGTGCTGCCGCTGATCCCGCCCGGCGCCCCGGCGACCACCACGGGCACCCTCCGCCGCCTGGGCCGCGACTCGGTGACCCTTCGCACGGGCGCCGGCGAGTCGCGGATCGCGACGGATGCGGCCGGGCGGGTGCTGGGCGTCGCCAGCCCCAACAGCACGCGGAAGGTGACGGTGGAGCGAATCGCCGCCACCTCGGCGTACGACGTGGCGGCGCGGTTCGCCGCGGCCGAGCGCACCGGCCGGGCGATGGGCGCGCTCTCGCCGCGCGACTCCGTCGTGGCCTCCGTCGGCGGCGCGAACGTGTCGGTGGCGTATGGAAGGCCGGCGCGGCGTGGGCGGCAGATCGCGGGCGGGGTGGTGCCGTGGGACCAGGTGTGGCGCACAGGCGCCAACAACGCCACCGCGTTCCGCACGGACCGCGACCTGATGTTCGGCGGCACACGCGTGCCCGCGGGCAGCTACACCCTGTTCTCGCTCCCCAGCCGCGACAACTGGCTGCTGATCGTCAACAAGCAGACGGGGCAGTGGGGAACGGAGTACCACCCGGAGCAGGACCTGGCGCGCATTCCCGCGCAGGTGCGCACGGTGACGGGCGAACCCGCGGAGCTGTTCACCATCCGGGTGGAGCCAGACGGGCAGGGCGGCGCGCTGGTGCTGTCGTGGGGCGACATGGAGGTTCGGGCGCCGTTCACCGTGGCACCGTGA
- a CDS encoding DUF971 domain-containing protein, giving the protein MSDDTTPVDVGPTEDGSQLRIRWKDGAVSDYQPRYLRLSCPCAGCVDEMTGRPLIDPGRIPMDVHPLSVEYVGEYALRFDWSDGHRTGIYPWDYLREISLTT; this is encoded by the coding sequence GTGAGCGACGACACCACTCCCGTGGACGTGGGGCCTACGGAGGATGGGTCGCAGCTCCGCATCCGCTGGAAGGACGGCGCGGTGTCGGACTACCAGCCGCGCTACCTGCGGCTGAGCTGCCCGTGCGCGGGGTGCGTGGACGAGATGACGGGCCGTCCCCTGATCGACCCGGGGCGCATTCCCATGGACGTGCATCCACTCTCGGTGGAGTACGTGGGCGAGTACGCGCTGCGGTTCGACTGGAGCGACGGGCACCGGACGGGCATCTACCCGTGGGACTACCTGCGCGAGATTTCGCTCACCACCTGA
- a CDS encoding response regulator encodes MPKTILLVDDHEDNRVALLAVLEREGYGTLDAANGRDAVELVRQHMPDLVLMDLAMPVMDGRQAMRVLRDDPRTARVPIVVLTAMALSVDRDRMIAEGFDGLLIKPCMPPHLLQEVRTLIGPPEKAAG; translated from the coding sequence ATGCCCAAGACCATCCTTCTCGTCGACGACCACGAAGACAACCGGGTGGCCCTGCTGGCCGTGCTGGAGCGCGAGGGCTATGGCACCCTCGACGCCGCCAATGGCCGCGACGCGGTGGAGCTGGTGCGCCAGCACATGCCCGACCTGGTGCTGATGGACCTGGCGATGCCGGTGATGGACGGGCGCCAGGCCATGCGCGTGCTGCGCGACGACCCGCGCACCGCCCGCGTGCCGATCGTGGTGCTCACCGCCATGGCGCTTTCGGTGGATCGCGACCGCATGATTGCCGAGGGCTTCGATGGCCTGCTGATCAAGCCCTGCATGCCCCCGCACCTGCTGCAGGAGGTACGCACGCTGATCGGCCCGCCGGAGAAGGCAGCCGGCTGA
- a CDS encoding DUF488 domain-containing protein — translation MTIFTIGHSTRTTAEFLELLRDNGVQLLVDVRRFPGSRRHPQFGSDALAAALAEAGIGYRHEEALGGRRTTERGAAPSPNTAWRHAAFRAYADYTATPPFQAALQRLMDDARGRTPAIMCAEAVPWRCHRRLITDALLARGVPVADIIGPGPAAEARLSPHAVVHADGLVTYPATPQQDLFG, via the coding sequence GTGACCATCTTCACCATCGGCCATTCCACCCGCACGACGGCCGAGTTCCTGGAGCTGCTGCGGGACAACGGCGTGCAGCTGCTGGTGGACGTGCGGCGCTTTCCCGGGTCTCGCCGCCATCCGCAGTTCGGGAGCGACGCGCTGGCGGCGGCGCTCGCCGAAGCCGGCATCGGCTACCGGCACGAGGAAGCGCTCGGCGGGCGGCGGACGACGGAGCGCGGCGCCGCCCCGTCGCCCAACACGGCGTGGCGGCACGCCGCCTTTCGCGCCTACGCCGACTATACGGCCACCCCGCCCTTCCAGGCCGCGCTGCAGCGGCTGATGGACGACGCGCGGGGGCGCACGCCGGCCATCATGTGCGCCGAAGCGGTGCCCTGGCGCTGCCACCGCCGCCTGATCACCGACGCGCTGCTGGCCCGCGGCGTTCCCGTGGCCGACATCATCGGCCCGGGGCCGGCGGCGGAGGCCCGCCTTTCTCCCCACGCCGTGGTGCACGCGGACGGACTCGTCACCTATCCCGCGACGCCGCAGCAGGACCTTTTCGGCTGA
- a CDS encoding YceI family protein, with protein sequence MRVRGMMAVVMVPALMLSAGVGGARAAEAPPVAVAAAPVRWRIDTSHSELTFRIRHLVSRVSGQFNQWSGTIVADPASLAGGSVEVDIQTASIDTNNERRDTHLRSADFFDAPNHPVITFRSTRVAVDGRELRVHGNLTIRGVTRPVVLEGELTEVSGAVGKRRIGFEAQTTIDRMDYGVSWNRAAEAGGAVLGDEVRISIAISAVEQP encoded by the coding sequence ATGCGGGTTCGTGGGATGATGGCCGTGGTGATGGTGCCGGCGCTGATGCTGTCGGCCGGTGTGGGCGGCGCGCGCGCGGCCGAGGCGCCGCCCGTGGCGGTGGCGGCGGCGCCGGTGAGGTGGCGGATCGACACGTCGCACTCGGAGCTCACCTTCCGCATCCGGCACCTGGTCAGCCGCGTGAGCGGGCAGTTCAACCAGTGGAGCGGCACCATCGTCGCCGACCCGGCCAGCCTGGCGGGCGGATCGGTGGAGGTCGACATCCAGACCGCCAGCATCGACACCAACAACGAACGGCGCGACACGCACCTTCGCTCCGCCGACTTCTTCGATGCCCCCAACCACCCCGTCATCACCTTCCGCAGCACCCGCGTGGCGGTGGATGGGCGCGAGCTGCGCGTGCACGGCAACCTCACCATCCGCGGCGTCACCCGGCCCGTGGTGCTGGAGGGCGAGCTGACGGAGGTCAGCGGCGCGGTGGGCAAGCGGCGCATCGGCTTCGAGGCGCAGACCACCATCGACCGCATGGATTACGGCGTCTCCTGGAACCGCGCGGCCGAAGCCGGCGGCGCGGTGCTGGGCGACGAGGTGCGCATCAGCATCGCCATCTCCGCGGTGGAACAGCCGTAA
- a CDS encoding energy transducer TonB, with product MSPRRPLLPLFAAALMAVSACAGAQGGTAVPGDGPGRPQRTCQAAREPRELPAAAALVDSAGLVNAAAVAWRHAGRPTGPVVFSLRYDPHGLNVRRQVIEHRVGPVLADSLQALAYAHRRTTPPADREWGVRLRMELGEQPALKVERSVVCPPALRDPGMGPFSAAANRGWGDVRDSSPAPSVGSGGTVWLRVSLDAAGNVVGVRVERAGVLRGSDAHLLAAVRILDFAPATEDGQPVPGEITIPYRVR from the coding sequence ATGAGCCCTCGTCGCCCACTCCTTCCGCTGTTCGCCGCCGCCCTGATGGCCGTTTCCGCCTGCGCCGGTGCGCAGGGCGGGACTGCGGTGCCGGGGGACGGCCCGGGGCGGCCCCAGCGCACGTGCCAGGCCGCCCGGGAGCCGCGCGAGCTTCCCGCCGCGGCGGCGCTGGTGGACTCGGCCGGGCTGGTGAACGCCGCGGCGGTCGCGTGGCGCCACGCCGGGCGGCCCACGGGGCCCGTGGTGTTCTCCCTGCGGTACGATCCCCACGGGCTGAACGTCAGGCGCCAGGTGATCGAGCACCGCGTCGGTCCCGTCCTGGCCGACTCGCTCCAGGCCCTCGCCTATGCCCACCGCCGCACCACGCCGCCCGCGGACCGCGAATGGGGCGTACGGCTGCGGATGGAACTGGGCGAGCAGCCGGCGCTGAAGGTGGAGCGCAGCGTGGTGTGCCCGCCCGCGCTCCGCGACCCGGGGATGGGGCCGTTCTCGGCCGCGGCCAACCGCGGCTGGGGCGACGTCCGCGACTCCTCGCCCGCGCCCTCCGTGGGCAGTGGAGGGACGGTGTGGCTGCGCGTGTCGCTGGATGCGGCCGGGAACGTGGTCGGCGTCCGGGTGGAGCGGGCGGGCGTGCTCCGGGGCAGCGACGCCCACCTGCTCGCCGCCGTCCGCATCCTGGACTTTGCGCCCGCCACCGAGGACGGGCAGCCCGTCCCCGGCGAAATCACCATCCCGTACCGCGTGCGCTGA
- a CDS encoding L,D-transpeptidase family protein translates to MTTRLDPSRNPVHSMRMRPFTAVLLALAAARCAPAQPVPRAATDASTQMVVVTTAGWDTVNAVLQRYERAGADQPWHAVGGAIPAAVGRTGVAWGDGLHPEPGAGPRKREGDGKAPAGIFALSSAFGYAGADEAAWVRMPYVQVDASIECVDDSRSRYYNRRVDRDTIAQPDWTSHEELRRPDHLYRWGVWVDHNSNPPRPMGGSCIFLHVWGGPGVATSGCTAMAEGDLRAVLAWLDPRARPVLVQLPRAEYASLRAAWDLP, encoded by the coding sequence GTGACCACGCGTCTCGACCCGTCCCGCAACCCCGTGCATTCCATGCGCATGCGGCCGTTCACCGCCGTGCTCCTGGCGCTGGCCGCCGCACGGTGCGCGCCCGCGCAGCCCGTGCCGCGTGCCGCCACGGACGCGAGCACGCAGATGGTGGTGGTGACCACGGCGGGATGGGACACGGTGAACGCCGTCCTTCAGCGCTACGAGCGGGCGGGCGCGGACCAGCCATGGCACGCCGTGGGCGGCGCCATCCCCGCCGCCGTGGGGCGCACGGGCGTGGCGTGGGGCGACGGGCTGCACCCCGAGCCCGGCGCGGGGCCGCGCAAGCGCGAGGGAGACGGCAAGGCGCCCGCCGGCATCTTCGCCCTGAGCTCCGCGTTCGGCTACGCGGGGGCCGACGAGGCCGCGTGGGTGCGCATGCCGTACGTGCAGGTGGACGCGAGCATCGAGTGCGTGGACGATTCCCGCTCGCGCTACTACAACCGCCGGGTAGACCGCGACACCATCGCCCAGCCGGACTGGACGAGCCACGAAGAGCTCCGCCGCCCCGATCACCTGTACCGCTGGGGCGTGTGGGTGGACCACAACTCCAACCCGCCGCGGCCCATGGGCGGGTCGTGCATCTTCCTTCACGTCTGGGGCGGCCCGGGGGTGGCCACCAGCGGCTGCACCGCCATGGCCGAAGGGGACCTGCGCGCCGTGCTGGCCTGGCTGGACCCCCGCGCCCGCCCCGTGCTGGTGCAGCTTCCCCGCGCCGAGTACGCCTCCCTGCGCGCCGCGTGGGACCTGCCGTGA
- a CDS encoding sigma-70 family RNA polymerase sigma factor — translation MSDDDARLVQRALAGQAGAADALLRAHAGTAYAVALAVTRNPHDAEDVVQDAMVLALERLAECRDPRKFGGWLVRIVRNRALNHRRYLGIRAAEPLDDAGHAASPDSPAADAERADLRDRLTEAMSGLTQGQREVLLMHDLEGWKHREIGDVLGMPEGTVRYHLFNARRAVRARLQALVREEE, via the coding sequence ATGAGCGACGACGACGCCCGCCTGGTGCAACGGGCGCTGGCCGGGCAGGCCGGGGCGGCAGACGCCCTGCTGCGCGCCCACGCCGGCACCGCCTACGCCGTGGCCCTGGCCGTCACGCGCAACCCCCACGATGCCGAAGACGTGGTGCAGGACGCCATGGTCCTGGCGCTGGAACGCCTGGCCGAGTGCCGCGACCCGCGCAAGTTCGGGGGATGGCTGGTCCGCATCGTCCGCAACCGCGCCCTGAACCATCGCCGCTACCTGGGCATTCGCGCCGCCGAGCCGCTGGACGACGCCGGCCACGCCGCCTCGCCCGATTCGCCCGCCGCCGACGCCGAGCGCGCGGACCTGCGCGACCGGCTGACGGAGGCCATGTCGGGGCTCACGCAGGGGCAGCGCGAGGTGCTGCTGATGCACGACCTGGAAGGCTGGAAGCACCGCGAGATCGGCGACGTGCTGGGGATGCCCGAAGGCACCGTTCGATACCACCTGTTCAACGCCCGCCGCGCGGTTCGCGCCCGCTTGCAGGCCCTGGTTCGCGAGGAGGAATGA
- a CDS encoding DoxX family protein, which translates to MSIRADDGNRGEREGRMGERQFFMHRFEEATLALLRVVSGLMLMQHGAQKLFGELGGWRGTPGATAPLLSQSGVAGMLEMFVAPLLVVGLFTRPVAFLLSGMLAVAYFQSHAPDGFWPIVNRGELAALYCFVFFYFSARGGGKYSVDAWRDRRHNVRNLRRI; encoded by the coding sequence GTGAGCATTCGGGCGGACGATGGCAACCGCGGGGAGCGGGAGGGGCGGATGGGGGAAAGGCAATTCTTCATGCACCGCTTCGAAGAGGCCACGCTGGCGCTGCTGCGCGTGGTTTCGGGGCTGATGCTGATGCAGCACGGCGCGCAGAAGCTGTTCGGCGAGCTGGGTGGATGGCGCGGCACGCCCGGCGCCACGGCTCCGCTGCTGTCGCAGAGCGGGGTGGCGGGGATGCTGGAGATGTTCGTGGCGCCGCTGCTGGTGGTGGGGCTGTTCACGCGGCCGGTGGCGTTCCTCCTTTCGGGAATGCTGGCCGTGGCCTACTTCCAGTCGCACGCGCCGGATGGGTTCTGGCCCATCGTCAACCGGGGCGAGCTGGCGGCGCTGTACTGCTTCGTCTTCTTCTACTTCTCCGCCCGCGGCGGGGGAAAGTACAGCGTAGACGCCTGGCGCGACCGCCGGCACAACGTGCGGAACCTGCGCCGGATCTGA